Below is a genomic region from Cyanobacterium sp. T60_A2020_053.
TAGAGTTGACTAATCTGGGGAATAACCATGAAACCATTAATAGAAGTAGAATTAAACGATACCAGTATATCCTCTGAAAATACTAGCACCCAACGACAATTAGGGGTAAGTATCAAAGCAGTAAAAGATCAGGAAATCAATCGCTTACCCCTTAATATTTGCCTTATTTTAGATCGTAGTGGTTCAATGGTGGGAAAACCCTTAGAGAATGTTAAACAGGCGGTGGGCGCCTTTGTCGATAAGTTAACCGCCGATGATACTATTTCTATTATTGCCTTTAACCATGAAGCTCAAGTGATTGTTAGTAATCAAAATGTTACCAACAAAGAAGCCATCAAAAATAGTATTATCTCATTGAGTGCCGATGGTGGCACAGCCATTGACGAAGGTATGAGATTAGGTATCCAAGAAATTAATAAGGGTAAAGATAAGCGTATTTCTCAAATTCTTTTGTTAACAGACGGAGAAAATGAGCATGGGGATAACGGGCGCTGTTTAAAATTGGCACAACTAGCCTCAGAATATAACATTACCATCAACACCATGGGATTTGGTAATAATTGGAATCAAAAAGTATTAGAAACCATTAGCGATATTGCCAATGGTAGTTTAAGTCATATCGAATTTGCCGATCAAGCTACCCAAGAATTTCAAAAACTTTTAGCAAGAATGGAATCCGTCGGGTTAACCAATGCTTATTTATTACTAGAATTAGCGGAAGATGTGCGCCTAGCGGAATTGAAACCCATCGCCCAAGTAGCGCCCGAAACCGTAGAATTACACCCCCAAAGAGATGAAAATAATTTGCAAAAATTTACCATCAGATTAGGGGATTTAATGACTCAAGAGAGAATCATTTTAACTAATCTTTATTTAGGTAAATTATCGTTAGGTAATCAGTCTGTGGCTACGGTGCAAGTGCGTTACGATAATGTCAGAGGGGAAACCATGTTTTCGGAAGTGATACCCGTCAATATTCAAGTACAAGCACAATATCAGCCCCAAGTCAACTCTCAGATTCAAAAATCAGTATTAACCCTTGCTAAATATCGTCAAACTCAGTTAGCCCAAGAAAAATTAGAACAAGGAGACTCTTTCGCTGCCGCCACTTTATTACAAACTGCCGCTAAAACCGCCATTCAATTAGGAGATGAGACGGGCGCTACTATCCTACAAACCAGTGCCACTAGGTTACAGGGGGGGGCGCAGTTATCTAATGCAGAGAAGAAAAAAACTCAGATGGCAGCTAAAACAACTATTCAACTTTAATTAAAAGGGCAAAGGTTGAGTGAATTATGAATTATGAATTATGAATTATGAATTATGAATTATGAATTATGATCTCCCCTCTGCCTCCCCTGCCTCCCCTGCTTCCTCTGCTTCCTCTGCTTCCTCTGCCTCCCCTGCCTCCCCTGCCTCCCCTGCTTCCTCTGCCTCCCCTGCCTCCCCTGCTTCCTCTGCTTCCTCTGCCCCTAAGTAAGGTAAGATTGAGATTGACTAAAATATTGTAAAAAAATATGGCAGAAGAAAGACAGCTACCCAAATTTGATCACTCTACGGTTAAAATCAGTAAAGAAGAAAGTCTGAAATATTACGAAGATATGGTGCTAGGGCGCTTGTTTGAAGACAAATGCGCGGAAATGTACTATCGGGGCAAAATGTTCGGTTTCGTCCATCTCTACAACGGACAGGAGGCTGTTTCTAGTGGTATAGTCAAATCCTTACGTAATGGAGAAGATTACGTTTGTAGTACCTATAGAGATCACGTTCATGCCCTTAGTAGCGGTGTTCCAGCCAAGGAGGTAATGGCGGAGTTATTCGGCAAGTCCACCGGTTGCAGTAAGGGGCGCGGTGGTTCCATGCACATGTTTTCGGCACAACATCGTCTTTTAGGTGGTTATGCTTTCGTGGCTGAGGGTATCCCCGTGGCGACGGGCGCTGCTTATCAAAGTATGTACCGCCGTTTAGCTTTGGGGGATGAAAGTTCGGATCAGGTAACAGTTTGTTTTTTTGGCGATGGCGCCAGTAATAATGGTCAGTTTTTTGAATGTCTAAACATGGCGGCGCTGTGGAAGTTGCCGGTTATTTATGTGGTGGAAAATAATAAATGGGCCATTGGTATGGCTCATGATCGCGCTACTTCTCAGCCTGAAATTTATAAAAAAGCTAGTGTTTTTAGCATGGAAGGCTATGAAGTTGACGGTATGGACTTGTTGGCAGTTAGGGATGTGGCACAAAAAGCCATTGCCAGGGCGCGCGCCGGGGAAGGTCCTACTCTTATTGAAGCATTAACTTATCGTTTTCGTGGTCATTCTTTAGCTGATCCTGATGAATTAAGGGATGCACAGGAAAAAGAGTTTTGGAATGCCAGAGACCCTATTAAGAAATTTGCCAGTTATTTGACGGAAAATAACATCGTTTCTCAGGCTGAATTGGATGCCGTGGATAAAAAAGTCATGGCTGATATTGATGAAGCGGTGAAGTTTGCAGAGGAAAGCCCTGAACCTCAGCCCAGTGAATTATACGATTATATTTTTGCTTAATTTTTTATCAGCAGGGTTTTAAACCGTTTGTTTAATAAAACTTTATTCATGATGGGTTGAATACTATTCAACCCTCACAAAACCTAAAATCCTAAGTTAGTTTGCATTTAAATTGATGAAAACTAGGAATTGTTAAAAAGCTATGATTATGATCAAACTTTTGATTTATCAACCTTTCTACTATCCACTTCCCACTAATAGTGTCCGTAAAAACACTTAATGATTGTTGATGTGATTAGGAGCAAGATCGGGTAGGATAAATAAGTATAGTGACTATAGTTGTTAAAATAGCCCTCGTTAACGTATAACTATATAAAAAATACTCAACCAGATGAAATGTCGGTGATTACCCTAACTCTTTTACACCCTCTCAAATCAATCCCTGTTCAAAAGTGGAATTTTGAACCTAACACTGTGGTTAGAATTGGACGAGCTAATGATAATGATGTAGTGTTATATAGTGCGGTGGTTTCTCGTCATCACATGGAAATTAGACCGAGGGGCGCTGATTGGGCATTAGTGAGTTTGGGGTCGAATGGTACTTTTGTTAATGGCAGAAAAATTAACAAGGTTTTAGTGCGAGATGGTATGGTAGTTCGTTTGGCAAGTTCTGGTCCCAAGATTATGATTCAATTAAAAGACGAGGGAGTTAGTGTTGTCAGTGCTGAGGCTCAAAATCCAGAACACAACCCCATCACTAGCAAAAATATCTCTAAAGAAACGGTTATGAATTAAGTTTTTCTTGAGCTTCTTGGGCAAGGGCGCTGAATAATTCTAAGGGAGGAATCTCGTTGCTATTTCCCTGTTTTAACCATAGTAAATACTCTATATTACCAGCCGGTCCAGTGATGGGGGAATATGTCACCCCTTGATATTGCCATCCTAATTTAATGGCGTGGTGCATGACATTTTCCAGCGCCCCTGCCTGTAATTCTACTTCTCTGACTACGCCATTTTTACCAACTTTACCTTTGCCCACTTCAAATTGTGGTTTCACTAATAATATAACTTCTCTGGGTTCTAATAATAATTGCCAGAGATTATCTAATACTTTGGTGAGAGAAATAAAAGATAAATCCATAACACCGAGGGAGGGCGCTGGATTTTCTCCATACAAATCAGCAAAACTAAGATGACGAAAATTAGTTCTTTCCCTTAAAACGACTCGCTCATCCTGTCGCAGTTGCCAAGCCACTTGCCCATAACCCACATCTACACCATAAACTAATTTTGCTCCTTTTTGTAATAGACAATCGGTAAATCCTCCCGTGGAAATACCGCCGTCAAGACATATTTTATCAACTACATCAATATTAAAATAATCCAGCGCCCGTATCAATTTTTCGCCACCTCGGGAGACGAAGGGCGCTTGGGCTTTTACCTCAATAGCCACATCCACGGAGAATAATGTCCCCGGTTTATCCACAACGTGACCTTTTACCTTTACTTTTCCCGCTCTGATCAATTTTTGAGCTAAGGCACGAGATTCGCAAAGATTTTGCTGAGTTAATAAAATATCTAATCTTTCTTTTGACAAATTTTTTTCGATTTTAAAATTATTAATTAACAAAATTCGGGATTTTAGCCCGAAATACTGTTCTAAATAGAGAATTCATAACTCATAATTCATAATTCATAACTCATAATTCATAATTCATAATTCATCAGGAATAACCCATTTTGGAGGCTCAGTTAATTTTTTTTGGCGTGCGATTTCTGCCATTTCTAGCATTTTATCTAAAGAGGTATTTTGTAAAAATTTAGTAGTTTCTTGGGCATATTCTCGATTGGGACATTTTTCGCCTAAAATACAACCATTAACACATTCAACCTGACAATTTACTTCTCTATTCATAATCTGTTAATTGCTATTTGCTCCTCAAGCTCTAATTATGCCATAATGTTAGCCCTGTTTAAAATCAATTATTTTTTAAATATAGTATCTTCACCTTACATCCACCGTGTAATGAATTACACGGCTTGTGAGATTACGTTCAATAAATTGAATTAAGATTATTTAATA
It encodes:
- a CDS encoding FHA domain-containing protein, which codes for MITLTLLHPLKSIPVQKWNFEPNTVVRIGRANDNDVVLYSAVVSRHHMEIRPRGADWALVSLGSNGTFVNGRKINKVLVRDGMVVRLASSGPKIMIQLKDEGVSVVSAEAQNPEHNPITSKNISKETVMN
- a CDS encoding TlyA family RNA methyltransferase; the encoded protein is MSKERLDILLTQQNLCESRALAQKLIRAGKVKVKGHVVDKPGTLFSVDVAIEVKAQAPFVSRGGEKLIRALDYFNIDVVDKICLDGGISTGGFTDCLLQKGAKLVYGVDVGYGQVAWQLRQDERVVLRERTNFRHLSFADLYGENPAPSLGVMDLSFISLTKVLDNLWQLLLEPREVILLVKPQFEVGKGKVGKNGVVREVELQAGALENVMHHAIKLGWQYQGVTYSPITGPAGNIEYLLWLKQGNSNEIPPLELFSALAQEAQEKLNS
- a CDS encoding VWA domain-containing protein; translation: MKPLIEVELNDTSISSENTSTQRQLGVSIKAVKDQEINRLPLNICLILDRSGSMVGKPLENVKQAVGAFVDKLTADDTISIIAFNHEAQVIVSNQNVTNKEAIKNSIISLSADGGTAIDEGMRLGIQEINKGKDKRISQILLLTDGENEHGDNGRCLKLAQLASEYNITINTMGFGNNWNQKVLETISDIANGSLSHIEFADQATQEFQKLLARMESVGLTNAYLLLELAEDVRLAELKPIAQVAPETVELHPQRDENNLQKFTIRLGDLMTQERIILTNLYLGKLSLGNQSVATVQVRYDNVRGETMFSEVIPVNIQVQAQYQPQVNSQIQKSVLTLAKYRQTQLAQEKLEQGDSFAAATLLQTAAKTAIQLGDETGATILQTSATRLQGGAQLSNAEKKKTQMAAKTTIQL
- the pdhA gene encoding pyruvate dehydrogenase (acetyl-transferring) E1 component subunit alpha yields the protein MAEERQLPKFDHSTVKISKEESLKYYEDMVLGRLFEDKCAEMYYRGKMFGFVHLYNGQEAVSSGIVKSLRNGEDYVCSTYRDHVHALSSGVPAKEVMAELFGKSTGCSKGRGGSMHMFSAQHRLLGGYAFVAEGIPVATGAAYQSMYRRLALGDESSDQVTVCFFGDGASNNGQFFECLNMAALWKLPVIYVVENNKWAIGMAHDRATSQPEIYKKASVFSMEGYEVDGMDLLAVRDVAQKAIARARAGEGPTLIEALTYRFRGHSLADPDELRDAQEKEFWNARDPIKKFASYLTENNIVSQAELDAVDKKVMADIDEAVKFAEESPEPQPSELYDYIFA